In Carya illinoinensis cultivar Pawnee chromosome 6, C.illinoinensisPawnee_v1, whole genome shotgun sequence, a single genomic region encodes these proteins:
- the LOC122313306 gene encoding uncharacterized protein LOC122313306, whose translation METGRGNIAFSHSFVLYFSLILFLNHFHYGIMSQSSSSPPNSPTHTTMSTLENPKPEDNPHHPASPYFIQPGENASSPLVPELLTTKNYITWSRSMRRALNIKNKLGFLESKISKPLDSDPLFLPWERCNDMIIAWLQNSVGPDLRPTIAHAETAAEVWSDLRERFSIKNAPRIFQLTKAVSSLTQDTDSVSIYYNKLKGYWDELEVYEPMPLCTCGSVKALMEYHHCHKVMQFLMGLQDSYDAIRAQILLSDPLPSLNRVFSLIQQEERRWQLHYAPTPAPTAMVTRGLDPRLSSSSRKERLYCSHCNISGHSLERCFKANPNLPVCSHCCIPGHTKDKCYRLNGYPSSHKNGPKSKYIANIVSLEQEQNHNGSPITQEQYSKLLALLQPSSSSTIDNTPAAVNQAQLLHSPTMSGPFNFDDDWEG comes from the exons ATGGAAACAGGTAGAGGGAATATTGCCTTCTCACATAGCTTTGTCTTGTACTTTTCTCTAATATTGTTTCTAAACCATTTCCATTATGGTATCATGAGCCAATCGTCTTCAAGCCCTCCAAATTCCCCAACTCATACAACCATGTCTACTCTTGAGAATCCCAAACCCGAGGACAATCCTCATCACCCAGCCAGTCCGTATTTCATTCAGCCTGGGGAGAATGCCTCATCTCCATTAGTCCCTGAGTTACTCACCACCAAAAACTATATTACCTGGTCTCGCTCCATGCGCAGAGctctaaacataaaaaataagctCGGTTTCCTCGAGAGTAAGATTTCCAAACCTCTGGATTCAGATCCTTTGTTCCTCCCATGGGAAAGATGCAATGACATGATCATTGCATGGCTCCAAAATTCTGTTGGTCCAGATCTTCGACCCACGATTGCCCATGCCGAGACAGCAGCAGAGGTATGGAGTGATCTCCGTGAGCGCTTTTCTATAAAGAACGCTCCTCGCATTTTCCAACTCACGAAGGCCGTGTCTTCCTTAACTCAAGATACTGATTCTGTGAGCATTTATTACAATAAGCTCAAAGGGTATTGGGATGAACTCGAGGTATACGAGCCCATGCCTCTGTGTACCTGCGGATCTGTCAAGGCTCTCATGGAATATCATCATTGTCACAAGGTCATGCAGTTCTTAATGGGACTTCAGGATTCCTATGATGCTATCCGTGCTCAAATACTTTTGTCTGATCCACTTCCATCATTAAACCGTGTTTTCTCTCTGATTCAACAAGAAGAGAGACGTTGGCAACTCCATTATGCACCAACACCAGCACCAACTGCGATGGTCACACGAGGACTAGATCCAAGGCTTTCGTCGTCCTCACGCAAGGAACGTTTATATTGCTCTCACTGCAACATTTCAGGACATTCCCTTGAGCGCTGTTTCAAAGCTAATCCCAACCTTCCAGTTTGCTCTCACTGCTGTATACCAGGCCATACCAAAGATAAATGTTATCGGTTGAATGGTTATCCTTCAAGCCACAAAAATGGCCCCAAGTCCAAATACATTGCTAATATTGTTTCTCTTGAGCAGGAGCAAAATCATAATGGCTCGCCCATTACTCAAGAACAGTATAGCAAGCTTCTTGCCTTACTCCAACCATCTTCATCCTCCACCATTGACAACACACCTGCAGCTGTAAACCAGGCGCAGCTTCTCCACTCCCCCACCATGTCTG GACCTTTCAACTTTGATGACGACTGGGAAGGGTGA
- the LOC122313305 gene encoding sodium/proton antiporter 1-like: protein MAFNQSGVGLPMVVSFNRIGDVAMALLFGIGYAGIIFEHSLALNKSGVGLLMAVSLWVVRSIGAPSTEIAVSELTRATAEVSEIVFFLLGAMTIVEIVNAHQGFNLITDNITTRKPRTLLWLVGFVTFLLSSFLDNLTSTVVMVSLLRKLVPPSEFRKLLGAVVVIAANAGGAWTPIGDITTTMLWIHGQLSTLQTMKILFVPSVVSLAVPLALISLTSDINGKEQDFSNVLASEQMAPRGKLVFSVGIGALFFVPVFKVVTGLPPYMGMLLGLGVLWILTDAIHNGESERKNLKIPEALSRIDSQGALFLLGTLLSISSLEAAGILRELANYLDAHIPSIEVIASAIGVVTAVIDNVPLVAAAIGMYDLSTFPQDSEFWQLIAYCAGTGGSLLVIGSSAGVAFMGMEKVDFFWYLRKVSAFAFAGYVAGIGAYLAIHNLLISLSTTSAAEVPALARTFPWHQATQ, encoded by the exons ATGGCCTTCAATCAAAGTGGAGTAGGCTTGCCGATGGTGGTGAGCTTCAATAGAATCggg GATGTTGCGATGGCATTGCTATTTGGAATAGGTTATGCAGGCATCATTTTTGAACATTCTCTGGCCTTGAATAAAAGCGGAGTAGGATTACTGATGGCCGTGAGCTTATGGGTTGTGCGTAGCATCGGG GCTCCTTCAACTGAGATAGCCGTTTCAGAGCTAACACGTGCGACTGCAGAAGTTAGCGAAATAGTGTTTTTCTTGCTTGGCGCCATGACCATTGTAGAGATAGTTAATGCTCATCAAGGTTTTAATCTAATTACTGACAATATAACCACTCGAAAGCCAAGGACTCTCCTCTGGTTG GTTGGCTTTGTGACATTTTTACTTAGTTCTTTTCTTGACAACCTGACATCTACAGTTGTCATGGTGTCATTATTGCGGAAACTAGTACCTCCATCAGAATTCCGCAA GCTTTTAGGAGCTGTTGTAGTGATAGCGGCAAATGCTGGTGGTGCATGGACGCCTATTGGTGATATTACCACTACAATGCTGTGGATACATGGTCAATTATCCACTTTACAGACAATGAAG ATCTTGTTTGTTCCTTCAGTCGTTTCTCTAGCTGTCCCTCTGGCACTTATTTCCCTAACTAG TGACATTAATGGGAAGGAACAGGACTTTTCCAATGTTTTGGCATCTGAACAGATGGCTCCTCGAGGAAAGCTTGTTTTCTCAGTAGGTATTGGAGCTTTGTTTTTTGTTCCAGTTTTCAAGGTCGTAACTGGTTTGCCTCCCTACATGGGTATGCTACTTGGACTTGGAGTTCTTTGGATTCTGACTGATGCCATCCACAATGGTGAATCTGaaaggaaaaatttaaaaataccaGAAGCTTTATCACGGATTGACTCTCAAGGAGCTCTTTTCTTGCTTGGAACCCTTTTGTCCATTAGCAG CCTGGAGGCTGCCGGGATTCTTCGGGAATTGGCAAATTACCTTGATGCTCATATTCCTAGTATTGAAGTGATTGCTAGTGCAATAGGAGTTGTAACAGCAGTTATAGACAATGTTCCACTGGTTGCGGCAGCAATCGGAATGTATGATCTCTCCACTTTTCCCCAAGATTCTGAGTTTTGGCAGTTGATTGCGTATTGTGCCGGCACTGGTGGATCCTTGCTAGTTATTGGCTCGTCCGCTGGAGTTGCATTCATGGGGATGGAAAAGGTCGATTTCTTTTGGTACCTGCGGAAG GTGAGCGCTTTTGCTTTTGCAGGCTATGTTGCTGGAATTGGTGCTTACCTAGCAATACATAACCTCCTAATCTCCCTGTCCACGACTTCAGCAGCAGAGGTTCCAGCTTTGGCCAGAACGTTTCCTTGGCATCAAGCAACGCAGTAA
- the LOC122313304 gene encoding D-3-phosphoglycerate dehydrogenase 1, chloroplastic-like, with translation MATSSSQTLRTPFLKTPSLNSKLPLYSAFSVAIHPTRRSVKPLVVVVSAAALGGKPTVLVAEKLGDAGIELLKEFANVDCAYNLSPEELCTKISLCDALIVRSGTKVSREVFESSAGRLKVVGRAGVGIDNVDLAAATEYGCLVVNAPTANTVAAAEHGIALLAAMARNVAQADASVKAGKWQRNKYVGVSLVGKTLAVMGFGKVGSEVARRAKGLGMHVIAHDPYAPSDRARAIGVDLVSFDEALATADFISLHMPLTPATSKILNDETFAKMKKGVRIVNVARGGVIDEEALVRALDAGIVAQAALDVFTQEPPPKDSKLVQHERVTVTPHLGASTMEAQEGVAIEVAEAVVGALKGELAATAVNAPMVPAEVLTELKPYVELAEKLGRLAVQLVAGGSGMKTVKVTYASARGPDDLDTRLLRAMITKGLIEPISSVFVNLVNADFTAKQRGLKITEERINLDGSPENPLDFIQVQIANVESRFASSMSEHGEIKVEGRVKDGIPHLTKVGSFEVDVTLEGSIILCRQVDQPGMIGTVGSILGEENVNVNFMSVGRIAPRKQAVMAIGVDDQPSNEALKKIGDVPAIEEFVFLKL, from the exons ATGGCTACCTCCTCATCCCAAACCCTCCGGACCCCATTTCTCAAGACGCCGTCTCTTAACTCTAAACTACCGCTCTACTCCGCGTTTTCAGTTGCGATCCATCCCACCCGCAGGTCAGTCAAGCCACTTGTGGTGGTTGTCTCCGCGGCGGCTCTTGGCGGCAAGCCGACCGTGCTGGTGGCGGAGAAGCTGGGAGATGCCGGGATTGAGTTGCTGAAGGAGTTTGCCAACGTGGATTGCGCCTATAACCTGAGCCCCGAGGAGCTGTGCACCAAGATCTCGCTCTGCGACGCGCTGATCGTCCGGAGCGGGACCAAGGTGAGCCGTGAGGTGTTCGAGTCCTCGGCTGGGCGGCTCAAGGTCGTTGGGAGGGCCGGCGTGGGCATCGACAATGTCGATCTGGCCGCAGCGACTGAGTACGGATGTTTGGTGGTCAACGCCCCCACCGCTAACACTGTCGCCGCCGCCGAGCACGGTATAGCGCTTTTGGCTGCCATGGCCAGGAACGTTGCTCAAGCCGATGCTTCTGTTAAAGCTG GAAAATGGCAGCGGAATAAATATGTAGGAGTCTCACTTGTTGGAAAAACACTTGCTGTGATGGGGTTTGGAAAGGTTGGATCAGAAGTTGCTCGACGTGCGAAGGGGCTTGGTATGCATGTGATTGCACATGATCCATATGCCCCATCAGACCGTGCTCGTGCAATAGGAGTGGACCTTGTGAGTTTTGATGAAGCCTTGGCAACTGCAGATTTCATCTCTTTGCACATGCCTCTTACCCCTGCTACATCAAAGATTCTCAATGATGAAACTTTTGCAAAGATGAAGAAAGGAGTTCGGATTGTCAATGTTGCTCGTGGGGGAGTTATTGATGAAGAAGCTCTAGTGAGGGCACTGGATGCTGGAATTGTTGCTCAG GCGGCACTCGATGTTTTCACACAGGAGCCACCACCAAAAGACAGCAAGTTGGTTCAGCACGAGAGAGTTACTGTGACCCCTCATCTTGGTGCCAGCACAATGGAAGCTCAA GAAGGGGTGGCCATTGAAGTAGCCGAAGCTGTTGTGGGAGCCCTGAAAGGGGAGCTTGCTGCTACTGCAGTCAATGCCCCAATGGTTCCTGCAGAG GTGTTAACAGAACTGAAACCATATGTTGAACTTGCCGAGAAACTGGGTAGACTTGCTGTTCAATTGGTAGCTGGAGGAAGTGGCATGAAAACTGTTAAAGTGACCTATGCTTCTGCTAGAGGCCCTGATGATCTTGACACCAGGCTTCTTCGGGCCATGATCACCAAGGGTCTCATTGAGCCTATATCCAGTGTCTTTGTGAATTTGGTTAATGCTGATTTCACCGCTAAGCAGAGAGGTCTCAAGATAACTGAGGAGAGAATCAATCTAGATGGATCGCCCGAGAATCCACTTGATTTCATCCAAGTCCAGATTGCCAACGTGGAATCCAGATTTGCCAGTTCTATGTCTGAGCATGGGGAGATTAAGGTTGAGGGACGCGTGAAAGATGGGATTCCCCATTTGACAAAGGTAGGATCTTTCGAAGTTGATGTCACTTTGGAAGGTAGTATTATACTCTGCAGGCAGGTCGATCAGCCAGGTATGATTGGAACGGTTGGGAGCATTTTGGGTGAGGAGAATGTGAATGTCAACTTTATGAGTGTTGGAAGGATTGCCCCAAGAAAACAAGCTGTAATGGCAATTGGGGTGGACGATCAACCTAGCAATGAAGCTTTGAAGAAAATAGGCGATGTTCCGGCCATTGAAGAGTTTGTTTTCCTCAAGTTGTAG
- the LOC122312828 gene encoding protein FAR1-RELATED SEQUENCE 5-like: MTQRSKREEDVTVRYVTVGCARGGKARRRITNLFKPRPTTKTDCKARINASLVDGVLRISTVYNVHNHGLSPQKARFFRCNRAIDDSVKRQLDINDKAGIGMSKSFNALVVEAGGFEKLPFIEKDARNYIDKARHLRLGKGGADALRGYFERMQYKNDRFYSSMDLDDNGRLKNIFWADARSRAAYEYFGDVVTFDTTYLTNRYGMPFAPFVGVNHHGQSILLGAGLISSENTETFVWLFDTWLKCMDERAPKTIITDQDRAMKNAIAIAFPNTRHRYCLWHIMRKLPEKLGSHAEFKCGLKSALQRCVYDSLTSDEFEKSWEVFIDTYKLHENVWLQSLYNERTYWVPVYLKNTFWAGISTTQRSESMNAFFDEYVHSGTTLKEFVDQFNNALRKKVENEMAADFHSFNCTVPCISHLPMEKKFQAVYTNSKFKEVQLEKGQLLRIKLMTKEKLKMASRSQLCKRTLMKKSVRQNACVVYLR; this comes from the exons ATGACCCAAAGAAgtaaaagagaagaagatgTGACTGTTCGATATGTAACAGTTGGTTGTGCTCGTGGTGGTAAGGCAAGGAGACGTATTACCAACCTTTTTAAACCACGCCCAACAACAAAAACTGATTGTAAGGCGAGAATTAATGCAAGTTTGGTTGATGGTGTCTTACGCATAAGTACTGTCTATAATGTTCACAATCATGGGTTAAGTCCACAAAAGGCAAGATTTTTTAGATGTAATCGTGCAATTGATGATTCTGTGAAGAGGCAGTTAGATATTAACGACAAAGCAGGCATTGGTATGTCCAAAAGTTTTAACGCATTGGTTGTTGAGGCTGGTGGCTTTGAGAAACttccatttattgaaaaagatgCAAGGAATTATATTGATAAGGCTCGACACCTTAGACTTGGCAAAGGAGGTGCTGATGCACTTCGTGGTTATTTTGAGAGGATGCAGTATAAGAATGATAGGTTTTACTCATCGATGGATTTGGATGACAATGGTcgattaaaaaacatattttgggcCGATGCACGCAGCAGAGCGGCAtatgagtattttggggatgttgtaACATTTGATACAACATACCTAACAAATAGATATGGCATGCCATTTGCCCCGTTTGTGGGTGTGAACCACCATGGACAGTCAATACTTTTGGGAGCAGGCTTGATATCAAGTGAAAATACTGAAACATTTGTCTGGTTATTTGACACTTGGTTGAAATGTATGGATGAGAGAGCACCAAAAACTATCATCACTGATCAAGACAGAGCCATGAAAAATGCTATTGCAATAGCTTTTCCAAATACCCGGCATAGATACTGTTTGTGGCACATAATGAGAAAACTGCCAGAGAAGTTGGGCTCACATGCTGAATTTAAGTGTGGTTTGAAAAGTGCATTGCAACGATGTGTGTATGATTCTCTAACTTCTGACGAGTTTGAGAAGTCTTGGGAGGTGtttattgacacttacaaattGCATGAAAATGTCTGGCTTCAGAGTCTCTATAATGAGCGCACGTATTGGGTTCCGGTATacctaaaaaatacattttgggcTGGGATAAGCACAACTCAGAGgagtgagagcatgaatgccTTTTTTGATGAATATGTACATTCAGGAACTACATTGAAAGAATTCGTAGATCAATTCAACAATGCACTGAGGAAGAAAGTAGAGAATGAGATGGCAGCGGATTTCCATTCATTTAATTGTACAGTCCCTTGTATATCTCATTTGCCCATGGAGAAAAAGTTTCAAGCAGTGTACACAAATTCCAAGTTTAAGGAAGTGCAGTTAGAA AAGGGGCAATTACTACGTATCAAGTTAATGACCAAAGAGAAGTTGAAGATGGCATCAAGAAGTCAACTTTGCAAGCGTACTTTAATGAAGAAGAGTGTGAGGCAAAATGCATGTGTGGTCtatttgagatga